In Ailuropoda melanoleuca isolate Jingjing chromosome X, ASM200744v2, whole genome shotgun sequence, a single genomic region encodes these proteins:
- the MAGEB17 gene encoding LOW QUALITY PROTEIN: melanoma-associated antigen B17 (The sequence of the model RefSeq protein was modified relative to this genomic sequence to represent the inferred CDS: deleted 1 base in 1 codon), translating to MQPFQAQVLMKVPRAKGGKVQVPPRPHLPESSHKDPLARKAGTLVHFLLYKYKMKEPITEAEMLKVINKKYTEQFPEILKRTTERLELVFGLELKEVDPSSHSYEFVSKVGLPTKGRLSDGVGFPKNGLLMPLLGVIFMNDNRATEEKMWEFLNVLGVYAGRRHLIFGEPRKLITQDLVQEKYLEYRQVPDSDPPRYEFLWGPRAHAETSKMKVLEFLAKVSDTVPTAFLGRYEEALRDEEERAQARDETKAAPGAPASDCS from the exons ATGCAACCATTTCAAGCTCAAGTTCTGATGAAGGTGCCAAGAGCCAAAGGGGGGAAAGTCCAAGTTCCTCCCAGGCCCCACCTTCCCGAGAGCTCTCACAAAGATCCTCTGGCCAGGAAGGCAGGCACGTTGGTGCATTTTCTGCTGTACAAGTATAAAATGAAGGAGCCCATTACAGAGGCAGAAATGCTGAAGGTTATCAACAAAAAGTACACGGAGCAATTCCCCGAGATCCTCAAGAGAACCACTGAGCGCTTGGAGCTAGTCTTTGGCCTTGAGCTGAAGGAAGTTGACCCCAGCAGTCACTCTTACGAATTTGTTAGCAAAGTGGGCCTTCCCACCAAAGGGCGTCTGAGTGATGGCGTGGGTTTTCCCAAAAATGGGCTCCTGATGCCTCTCTTGGGTGTGATCTTCATGAATGACAACCGTGCCACTGAGGAGAAGATGTGGGAATTTCTGAATGTGTTG GGGGTCTATGCTGGGAGGAGGCACCTCATCTTTGGGGAGCCCAGGAAGCTCATCACCCAAGATTTGGTGCAGGAGAAGTACCTGGAGTACCGCCAGGTGCCCGACAGTGATCCCCCTCGCTATGAGTTCCTGTGGGGTCCCAGAGCCCACGCTGAAACCAGCAAGATGAAAGTCCTGGAGTTCTTGGCTAAAGTCAGTGATACGGTCCCCACTGCCTTCCTGGGCCGGTATGAAGAGGCTTTGAGAGATGAGGAAGAGCGAGCCCAAGCCAGAGATGAAACCAAGGCTGCCCCTGGTGCCCCGGCCAGCGACTGCTCCTAG